One window of the Rhizobium etli 8C-3 genome contains the following:
- a CDS encoding SDR family oxidoreductase, which yields MTDTPGENGTIKIKASGFSRRSFIRYSAVGAGVAAVGGGIAVRASMPPLSPRQQGLPGIPDWTAADIPSLQGRSALVTGGNGYPVDDRSGLGFHDALQLARAGADVIIASRKQERGEEAVQRIRATAPGASIRFETLDLSDLASVASFAEKMRASRRSLDILINNAGVMGRKNREVSANGFERVFATNTLGHFALTAWLLPLLREGNSPRVVWVSSSRSFMGAINFADLQLVQDYDYGAAYDNSKLAILLVAFEMQRRSAAEGWGISSIAAHPGIARTNLVPDGPGLDSLEGRNHRYMPFLFQPPAQGALPTLYAATSPQAAASGYYGPNGFLGLGGLPGWAGIPEKADDPQVAAKLWATLEQLGDVTFERMG from the coding sequence ATGACAGATACACCGGGAGAGAACGGGACAATCAAAATCAAAGCATCAGGATTTTCGCGCCGTTCGTTTATTCGATACAGTGCGGTGGGAGCTGGTGTCGCGGCCGTGGGCGGCGGAATAGCCGTCAGGGCAAGCATGCCACCCTTGTCCCCCCGTCAACAAGGATTGCCGGGAATCCCCGATTGGACGGCAGCCGACATCCCTTCGCTGCAAGGGCGTTCGGCGCTCGTCACGGGCGGCAACGGTTACCCTGTGGACGACCGAAGTGGCTTAGGCTTTCATGACGCCCTTCAACTTGCACGCGCCGGGGCGGACGTAATCATTGCGTCGCGGAAGCAGGAACGGGGCGAAGAAGCCGTCCAACGCATTAGGGCCACCGCTCCCGGCGCTTCGATCCGTTTCGAGACGCTTGATCTTTCGGACCTCGCTTCGGTTGCCAGCTTTGCGGAAAAGATGCGCGCTTCCCGACGAAGCCTGGACATCCTCATCAACAATGCGGGTGTCATGGGGCGGAAAAACCGCGAAGTGAGCGCCAACGGGTTCGAGCGGGTTTTCGCTACGAACACGCTCGGTCATTTTGCCCTGACCGCCTGGCTGCTGCCGCTGCTGCGCGAAGGCAATTCCCCGCGCGTCGTCTGGGTTTCGAGCAGCCGCTCGTTCATGGGCGCAATCAACTTCGCCGACCTGCAACTGGTTCAGGACTACGACTATGGGGCGGCTTATGACAACAGCAAGCTCGCCATCCTCCTGGTTGCCTTTGAGATGCAGAGGCGCAGCGCGGCGGAAGGCTGGGGTATCTCGTCCATAGCTGCCCATCCCGGTATCGCCCGCACCAACCTGGTCCCGGACGGCCCCGGCTTGGACAGCCTGGAGGGGCGCAACCATAGATACATGCCTTTCCTGTTCCAGCCGCCCGCTCAAGGAGCTCTACCAACCCTATATGCGGCAACGTCGCCGCAGGCGGCGGCTAGCGGATACTACGGTCCAAACGGGTTTCTGGGGCTGGGCGGCTTACCCGGCTGGGCCGGGATTCCTGAAAAAGCCGACGACCCGCAAGTTGCGGCGAAGCTGTGGGCCACACTTGAGCAACTTGGCGACGTGACATTCGAGCGGATGGGCTGA
- a CDS encoding AraC family transcriptional regulator, producing the protein MSSSLLDGVTAYIENQGGGEGLFPTQIENVNIIRSYQQRMPMRQIYRPSLCVVAQGAKEILFGDETLRYGAMECLVVSMEMPASGRVVDASPQAPYVGITIDLDMTILREVLEQLETPPVAPAAPGPCVFVGRIDEALAECVLRLIRMSESPKAIPILYPSVMREICYWLLTSPHGAELCSLALPESNFMRIAKAIYFLRANFAQALRVEQMAEVARMSPSSFHQHFKQLTSVTPLQFQKQLRLLESRRLMVADAASVEEAAYKVGYESASQFSREYSRMFGVAPKQDALNHQRMYSQYASRKARTA; encoded by the coding sequence GTGTCGTCATCGCTACTTGACGGAGTCACCGCATACATCGAAAATCAGGGCGGCGGTGAAGGCCTGTTTCCGACGCAGATCGAGAACGTCAACATCATCCGTTCCTACCAGCAGCGGATGCCGATGCGGCAGATCTATCGTCCGTCGCTTTGCGTGGTGGCCCAAGGGGCGAAGGAAATCCTGTTTGGCGACGAGACGCTTCGCTACGGCGCAATGGAGTGCCTGGTCGTCAGCATGGAGATGCCGGCCAGCGGGCGGGTCGTCGACGCCAGTCCGCAGGCGCCATATGTCGGCATCACGATCGATCTCGACATGACGATACTACGAGAGGTGCTGGAGCAGCTGGAGACGCCCCCGGTTGCGCCTGCCGCGCCCGGTCCGTGCGTGTTCGTCGGGAGGATCGACGAGGCGCTGGCGGAATGTGTGCTGCGCCTGATCCGGATGTCCGAGAGCCCGAAGGCGATACCCATTCTTTACCCATCCGTCATGCGTGAGATTTGCTACTGGCTTCTCACCAGCCCGCACGGTGCCGAGCTCTGCAGTCTGGCACTTCCGGAATCGAACTTCATGCGTATCGCGAAGGCCATTTATTTCCTGCGCGCCAATTTCGCGCAGGCGCTGCGGGTGGAGCAAATGGCCGAGGTGGCGCGCATGAGCCCGTCATCGTTTCATCAGCATTTCAAGCAGCTCACCTCGGTGACACCGCTTCAGTTCCAGAAGCAGTTGCGCCTCCTTGAGTCGCGACGCCTAATGGTCGCGGACGCTGCAAGCGTCGAGGAAGCCGCCTACAAGGTCGGCTACGAAAGCGCTTCGCAGTTCAGCCGCGAATACTCCCGGATGTTCGGCGTTGCCCCAAAGCAGGACGCGCTGAACCACCAGCGCATGTATAGCCAGTACGCCAGCCGCAAGGCGCGGACAGCCTAG
- a CDS encoding NAD-dependent epimerase/dehydratase family protein, with protein MTVLVSGATGLVGARLLPRLVEARVNCRALMRGGKEAPAGVSAVEADLLDPASLMRAVEGISAIIHLAAVFRTPDTDLIWKSNLEGTRNLIAAAKACAPEARFIMASTSNVYDADSPHPGREDDAANPQQAYPASKLAAENALRESGLNWAIQRFGFVYGDKDGHLEELPRLVTNFKMHPAQRMSMIHHLDIATAMGLALTGTLDGRIVNIADEAPTSIYELVALVGGTMQPSSAPLGNPWRLHMDVSLARSLGFRPIIRTVYQAMQENLM; from the coding sequence ATGACAGTCTTGGTGAGCGGTGCAACGGGGCTCGTCGGAGCCCGCCTTCTTCCGCGCCTTGTCGAGGCGAGGGTGAATTGCCGTGCCCTGATGCGCGGCGGTAAAGAGGCGCCCGCCGGCGTGAGCGCGGTGGAGGCGGACCTTCTCGATCCTGCTTCTCTCATGCGAGCGGTGGAGGGCATATCAGCGATCATCCATCTCGCCGCGGTTTTTCGAACGCCCGACACCGACCTGATCTGGAAGAGCAACCTCGAAGGCACGCGCAACCTCATCGCCGCGGCAAAGGCGTGCGCGCCCGAGGCGCGGTTCATCATGGCGAGCACGTCCAATGTCTATGACGCGGACAGCCCGCACCCTGGCCGCGAGGACGATGCGGCCAACCCGCAACAAGCCTATCCGGCCAGCAAGCTCGCCGCCGAGAACGCGCTACGTGAAAGCGGGCTAAACTGGGCGATCCAGCGGTTCGGCTTCGTTTATGGCGACAAGGACGGACATCTCGAAGAGTTGCCGCGATTGGTCACAAACTTCAAAATGCATCCTGCCCAGAGGATGAGCATGATACATCATCTCGACATCGCCACAGCCATGGGCCTGGCCCTGACCGGCACGCTGGATGGACGCATCGTCAATATCGCCGATGAGGCGCCGACCTCGATCTACGAGCTCGTCGCCCTGGTCGGCGGAACAATGCAACCGTCCTCAGCGCCGCTCGGCAATCCTTGGCGCCTGCACATGGATGTCTCGCTCGCTCGCAGTCTTGGTTTTCGGCCAATCATAAGGACCGTTTATCAGGCAATGCAGGAAAACCTGATGTGA
- a CDS encoding MarR family winged helix-turn-helix transcriptional regulator: protein MVGEKKETDRDLIGAWTKRCYFAGRAVMDSLLRPHDLGSVQWYVLYQLATTGPTMQRDLVRLLAIERATMTGIVATLVLKGLVEQEPDRADQRQKLLRITATGAKLWGELPDLSFIRSVAFDGIDDADIAIAVKVLQTATERLENLLQKGTAS, encoded by the coding sequence GTGGTTGGTGAGAAGAAAGAGACAGATCGCGACCTAATCGGGGCCTGGACGAAGCGATGCTACTTCGCCGGCCGGGCGGTCATGGACTCGCTCCTGCGTCCTCACGATCTCGGGTCCGTGCAGTGGTACGTGCTCTACCAGCTCGCAACTACCGGGCCGACCATGCAGCGTGACCTCGTGCGGTTGCTTGCGATCGAACGCGCCACAATGACCGGCATCGTCGCGACCCTCGTGCTCAAGGGTCTCGTCGAGCAAGAGCCGGACCGGGCTGATCAGCGCCAGAAGCTTCTGCGCATCACCGCCACCGGCGCGAAGCTGTGGGGCGAGCTGCCCGATCTCTCCTTCATCCGCTCGGTTGCTTTCGACGGCATCGACGATGCCGACATTGCGATCGCGGTCAAGGTTCTTCAGACCGCAACGGAGCGTCTCGAAAACCTGCTGCAGAAAGGAACAGCTTCATGA
- a CDS encoding DUF2147 domain-containing protein codes for MLKSVTGPMLAAALVAGMIGLPAGDAFAQTSSPDQIVGVWESDDGNLKLEMFDAGGSYAARVLHGKLLMEADGKTFKKDTLNPDPKLRSRSLERAVLVTNLKWDPADDRWEGGNFYSGATGRTHSAQATLVSGKLELRAYMGTAIFGRTMVLRRAQ; via the coding sequence ATGTTGAAATCGGTAACAGGCCCAATGCTGGCCGCAGCGCTCGTCGCAGGAATGATAGGCCTTCCGGCAGGAGATGCTTTCGCACAGACCTCTTCGCCGGATCAGATTGTCGGCGTCTGGGAATCCGATGACGGCAACCTCAAACTCGAGATGTTTGACGCCGGAGGAAGCTATGCGGCCCGGGTTCTCCACGGAAAGCTTTTAATGGAGGCTGACGGCAAGACCTTCAAGAAGGATACCCTCAATCCGGATCCGAAGCTCAGAAGCCGTTCGCTGGAACGAGCCGTCCTTGTGACCAACCTCAAGTGGGATCCAGCTGACGATCGCTGGGAAGGCGGAAATTTCTACAGCGGAGCGACCGGTCGGACCCATTCCGCACAAGCAACGCTCGTGAGCGGAAAACTGGAGCTTCGCGCCTATATGGGCACCGCCATATTCGGCCGGACCATGGTGCTTCGCCGCGCGCAATGA
- a CDS encoding DUF2306 domain-containing protein: protein MGVPSNTITIAGSSPTIARQLARQSGGSHGAALRWSARLLVAASWISGAIFATYIIAFFGGVVLAGAGERWNESLPGLYDGGALLSTAAIGVHFMAGGVLLLLGPVQLIGSVRRNVPALHRWLGRSYVISAGLAGLGGLGFILRRGTVGGPIMDTGFGIYGALMVLCAAMAYARARAGNYDQHRAWAVRLFALTVGSWLYRMEYGAWFLLSGGVGIRPGFTGLFDAIMMFFFYVPNLIVAELFIRARRRDFGALASFGAATVLLAASAFIIFATWSFTARSWGPRMISGITEASL from the coding sequence ATGGGTGTGCCATCTAACACAATCACCATAGCGGGCAGTTCGCCGACCATAGCTCGGCAACTCGCCAGGCAGAGCGGAGGCTCTCATGGTGCTGCATTGCGCTGGAGCGCTCGGCTTCTCGTCGCCGCGAGTTGGATCAGCGGCGCTATCTTCGCGACTTACATCATCGCTTTCTTCGGCGGCGTGGTCTTGGCCGGAGCCGGCGAGCGATGGAACGAGTCCCTTCCCGGTTTGTACGATGGCGGCGCATTGCTTTCGACGGCAGCCATCGGCGTGCACTTCATGGCTGGGGGCGTGCTCCTGCTGCTCGGACCTGTCCAGTTGATCGGAAGCGTGCGCCGCAATGTTCCCGCCCTCCATCGCTGGCTGGGCCGAAGCTACGTCATTTCGGCCGGTTTGGCCGGGCTGGGTGGGCTTGGCTTCATATTGCGAAGAGGCACGGTCGGCGGACCGATAATGGACACGGGCTTCGGCATCTACGGCGCATTGATGGTGCTCTGCGCCGCCATGGCCTATGCCCGAGCCCGGGCCGGCAATTACGATCAGCATCGCGCCTGGGCGGTCAGGCTGTTCGCGCTGACGGTCGGCTCCTGGCTGTACCGGATGGAATATGGCGCCTGGTTCCTATTGAGCGGCGGTGTCGGAATTAGACCCGGCTTTACCGGCTTGTTCGACGCGATCATGATGTTCTTTTTCTATGTCCCCAATCTCATCGTCGCCGAACTCTTTATCCGGGCGCGCCGCCGGGATTTTGGCGCGCTTGCCAGCTTTGGAGCAGCAACGGTGCTCCTGGCTGCAAGCGCCTTCATTATCTTCGCGACCTGGAGCTTCACCGCTCGCAGTTGGGGGCCGAGAATGATCAGCGGCATCACGGAAGCGTCGCTGTAG
- a CDS encoding SDR family oxidoreductase: MSKWTFRNIPSQRGRSVVVTGTGGLGFETALALARAGASVVIAGRNSQKGAEAVAAIRKAVSGAQVRFGKVDLANLASIAEFAAQLAQEQECLELLINNAGVMRTPERRETSDGFELQLGTNYLGHFALTAHLLPLLKRGQKPRVVTLGSIAARWGSINLDDLQAERDYKPIQVYCQSKLACIMFAFELNRRSQAAGWGVQSLAAHPGISRTDLIANGPGWSSVPGFARRYLWFLYQPAWQGALPTLFAATEPAALDGAYYGPDRLGGTRGYPTEEKPPGQALDTAIAARLWETSLELTNVHISVVHPRALIAPP, from the coding sequence ATGTCAAAGTGGACATTCCGAAACATTCCATCACAACGCGGCCGCTCGGTGGTCGTCACCGGCACCGGTGGGCTGGGTTTCGAGACCGCGCTGGCCCTGGCGCGCGCCGGCGCGAGTGTTGTGATCGCCGGGCGCAATTCCCAGAAGGGCGCTGAAGCCGTCGCGGCGATCAGAAAAGCCGTCTCGGGTGCACAGGTGCGGTTCGGCAAGGTGGACCTTGCGAATCTCGCTTCGATTGCTGAATTCGCCGCACAACTCGCGCAGGAACAAGAGTGTCTCGAGCTCTTGATCAACAACGCCGGCGTCATGAGAACGCCGGAGCGTCGCGAGACCAGTGACGGCTTCGAGCTACAATTGGGCACGAACTATCTCGGTCATTTCGCTCTCACCGCGCATCTGCTGCCACTCCTGAAGAGGGGGCAGAAGCCGCGCGTCGTTACCCTAGGCAGCATTGCAGCGCGTTGGGGATCGATTAACCTCGACGACCTGCAAGCCGAGCGCGATTATAAGCCGATACAGGTTTACTGCCAGTCGAAGCTGGCCTGCATCATGTTCGCCTTCGAACTGAACCGACGCAGCCAAGCGGCAGGATGGGGCGTGCAGAGCCTGGCAGCGCATCCCGGCATCTCACGCACTGACCTTATTGCGAACGGACCGGGCTGGTCGAGCGTACCGGGGTTCGCGCGACGCTACCTGTGGTTCCTGTACCAGCCCGCATGGCAGGGCGCTTTGCCCACACTCTTTGCGGCGACAGAACCCGCAGCGCTGGACGGCGCCTATTACGGCCCCGACAGGCTGGGCGGAACCCGGGGCTATCCAACCGAAGAGAAACCTCCTGGCCAAGCGCTGGACACAGCCATCGCGGCTCGGCTCTGGGAGACCTCGTTGGAACTGACAAACGTTCACATATCCGTAGTGCACCCGCGGGCCTTGATCGCGCCACCATAG
- a CDS encoding SDR family oxidoreductase: MTKWTSKNIPSQYGRTAVVTGTGGLGYEDALALARAGASVVIAGRNPRKGAQAVSAIKQAVPGAQVRFGKVDLANLASIAAFAEQLAREQDSLDLLINNAAVMTPPERRVTSDGFELQFGTNYLGHFALTAHLLPLLKAGRNPRVVTVGSVAARSGAINFDDLQAERGYKPMLVYSQSKLACVMFAFELSRRSKAGGWGVESLAAHPGISGTGLIPNGPGWWSVAGMLRLLLWFLFQPPWQGALPTLYAATGSAARDGAYYGPDRLGGTRGYPTEEKPPKQALDRSVAARLWDASQELTNVTFV; the protein is encoded by the coding sequence ATGACCAAATGGACGAGCAAGAACATTCCATCCCAATACGGTCGTACAGCGGTCGTAACCGGCACCGGAGGATTGGGCTACGAGGATGCGCTGGCCCTGGCTCGAGCCGGTGCAAGTGTCGTGATCGCCGGGCGCAACCCGCGGAAGGGCGCCCAAGCCGTCTCCGCGATCAAGCAAGCTGTTCCTGGCGCACAAGTGCGATTTGGCAAGGTGGATCTTGCCAACCTCGCTTCCATCGCGGCGTTCGCCGAGCAACTCGCGCGGGAGCAGGACAGCCTCGACCTTCTGATCAACAATGCTGCCGTCATGACCCCGCCGGAGCGGCGCGTGACCAGCGACGGATTCGAGCTGCAGTTCGGCACAAACTATCTCGGCCATTTTGCCCTTACCGCACATTTGCTGCCGCTGCTGAAGGCAGGCCGGAACCCACGTGTCGTGACCGTCGGCAGCGTGGCGGCGCGGAGTGGAGCGATCAATTTCGACGACCTGCAAGCCGAGCGCGGCTACAAGCCGATGCTGGTTTACAGTCAGTCGAAGCTCGCCTGCGTGATGTTCGCGTTCGAATTGAGCCGGCGCAGCAAGGCGGGCGGATGGGGCGTCGAAAGCCTGGCGGCCCATCCAGGCATCTCGGGTACCGGTCTGATCCCGAATGGACCTGGGTGGTGGAGTGTAGCCGGGATGCTTCGTCTCCTCCTGTGGTTCCTGTTCCAACCCCCGTGGCAGGGCGCACTGCCCACGCTCTACGCGGCGACCGGTTCGGCAGCGCGCGACGGCGCCTACTACGGGCCTGACAGGCTGGGCGGGACGCGTGGCTATCCGACCGAGGAGAAGCCTCCCAAGCAGGCGCTCGATCGCTCAGTGGCCGCGCGCCTCTGGGACGCGTCTCAGGAACTGACGAACGTGACGTTCGTGTGA
- a CDS encoding SDR family oxidoreductase, protein MKVFVTGATGFVGTAVVRELLAQGHQVLGLARSDRSADTLGKMGAEVLRGDLEMPETLRQGARTSDGVIHTGFVHDFSRFAEACAVDRTAIETLGTAIESTKKPFIVTAGVAFLDAAGPLTVEADPAFPPSGTYPRASEAAAMALSNRGIPVNIMRLPPSVHGKGDHGFVPMLIDIARRTGRSAYIGDGHNVWPAVHVGDAARAYRFAVERGASAETYHAVAEQGIPFREIAEAIAKGLGTPCVSLSVVEAQDHFDWFFGFASIGQRASSDWTRARLHWNPTGPGLLADIINAGYFAATAGQST, encoded by the coding sequence ATGAAAGTTTTTGTTACCGGCGCGACGGGATTTGTTGGCACAGCCGTTGTGAGGGAACTCCTCGCGCAGGGGCATCAGGTTCTGGGACTTGCCCGTTCCGACCGCAGCGCCGATACACTCGGAAAGATGGGTGCGGAGGTCCTTCGCGGTGATCTCGAAATGCCTGAAACGCTCCGGCAGGGTGCCCGGACGTCAGATGGCGTCATTCATACAGGCTTCGTGCACGACTTTTCCCGTTTCGCCGAAGCGTGCGCGGTCGATCGAACGGCGATCGAGACGCTCGGGACAGCTATCGAAAGCACGAAAAAGCCATTTATCGTCACAGCGGGCGTCGCCTTCTTGGATGCGGCGGGTCCTCTCACCGTCGAGGCCGATCCGGCCTTCCCCCCGTCAGGCACTTACCCCCGAGCGTCTGAGGCGGCGGCCATGGCGCTTTCCAATCGCGGCATCCCGGTGAACATCATGCGCCTGCCTCCATCCGTGCATGGCAAAGGCGACCATGGCTTTGTCCCAATGCTGATCGACATCGCACGACGGACGGGCCGATCTGCCTATATCGGAGACGGGCACAACGTTTGGCCGGCGGTGCATGTGGGCGATGCCGCTCGCGCCTATCGGTTCGCTGTCGAACGCGGCGCGAGCGCTGAGACGTATCATGCCGTGGCCGAACAGGGCATTCCGTTCCGGGAGATCGCGGAAGCGATTGCGAAAGGTCTCGGTACTCCGTGCGTGTCGCTATCCGTGGTGGAAGCGCAGGATCATTTCGACTGGTTCTTCGGCTTCGCCTCCATTGGCCAGCGAGCCTCAAGCGATTGGACACGAGCCCGCCTCCACTGGAACCCCACGGGCCCCGGACTTTTGGCCGACATCATAAACGCAGGGTACTTCGCTGCCACCGCCGGGCAGAGCACATAG
- a CDS encoding helix-turn-helix transcriptional regulator, which produces MTDRLDIIDNGNRLGLFLKDRRQRLDPAALGFGGRRRTPGLRREEVAQRAHISTTWYTWLEQGRGGAPSPRVLDSLADALMMTEAEREHLFVVSIGRPPKARAAARDGISWRLQRFLDAMPLIPATVATSTWDIIGWNRAAQLALTDYEVLPPGERNILLRMFLDPATRAAQSDWESVARFLVATFRAETARAGEDSRAEEIVAEISEKSSDFARMWTENDVQTTGEGAKTIRHAVVGEITFEFSSFAIDGRPDLKLMVYNPAGEADLEKICKLCG; this is translated from the coding sequence ATGACTGACAGGCTGGATATCATCGATAACGGAAATCGCCTCGGATTGTTCTTGAAGGACCGCCGGCAGCGGCTCGATCCCGCAGCGCTTGGTTTTGGAGGCCGTCGTCGCACACCGGGCCTGCGGCGCGAGGAAGTTGCTCAACGGGCTCATATCAGCACGACATGGTACACTTGGCTCGAACAAGGGCGCGGTGGTGCGCCGTCACCGCGTGTACTGGATAGCCTCGCCGACGCGCTCATGATGACCGAAGCGGAGCGAGAACATCTGTTCGTTGTCAGCATTGGCCGTCCACCGAAAGCCCGCGCCGCCGCGCGTGATGGCATATCTTGGCGACTGCAGCGGTTCCTCGACGCCATGCCTTTGATTCCGGCAACGGTCGCGACCTCAACCTGGGACATCATCGGCTGGAACCGCGCAGCGCAGCTCGCTCTCACAGACTACGAAGTGCTACCTCCGGGCGAGCGAAACATATTGCTGCGGATGTTTCTCGACCCGGCGACGCGTGCTGCGCAGAGCGACTGGGAGTCCGTGGCCCGGTTTTTAGTCGCGACTTTTCGGGCGGAAACCGCTCGTGCTGGTGAGGACAGCCGTGCCGAGGAAATCGTCGCCGAGATATCTGAGAAGAGCAGCGATTTCGCGCGGATGTGGACGGAAAACGACGTGCAGACGACCGGCGAAGGGGCGAAGACGATCCGCCATGCGGTTGTCGGCGAGATAACCTTCGAGTTCTCGTCTTTTGCGATCGATGGCCGACCGGACCTCAAGTTGATGGTATATAATCCGGCAGGCGAAGCCGATCTGGAAAAGATATGCAAGCTCTGTGGCTGA
- a CDS encoding AraC family transcriptional regulator, with amino-acid sequence MIVNRTTPTFDAGGDWAVQLGDQHKLIKCYAVVSGDCWLTVDGVADPVRLVAGDCFVLPTGRPFRLGSSIDGAAVGAGEIFPAARRGGVVTLNIGGGLFLVGSRFGVRGNQADMLLGMLPPIAHIHEQPEQAALRWSVEQMMKELREEQPGNALVAQHLAHMMLVQALRVHLDTGGGDRVGEPPMQYVARWRMLLACDRLENSSDAVATIAASLGYESESAFSTAFKRVMGCSPRQYGRWRKVEPETSSVAASSLSNERPGYRSREPSHSAHDCCGGSGRAPCVGPKACTS; translated from the coding sequence GTGATCGTCAACCGAACGACACCAACCTTCGACGCTGGCGGCGACTGGGCTGTCCAGCTCGGCGACCAGCACAAGCTCATCAAATGTTATGCGGTCGTGTCCGGTGACTGCTGGCTCACCGTCGACGGTGTTGCCGACCCGGTGCGCCTGGTGGCCGGGGATTGCTTCGTGCTGCCGACTGGTCGCCCCTTCCGGCTTGGCAGCAGCATCGATGGCGCCGCGGTTGGGGCCGGGGAGATATTCCCGGCCGCGCGTAGGGGTGGTGTCGTCACGCTCAATATTGGCGGCGGATTGTTTCTTGTCGGAAGCCGCTTCGGTGTGAGAGGCAATCAGGCCGATATGCTGCTAGGCATGCTTCCGCCGATCGCGCACATCCACGAACAGCCAGAGCAGGCAGCCCTGCGCTGGTCTGTCGAGCAAATGATGAAGGAGCTGCGAGAAGAGCAGCCTGGCAACGCCCTTGTGGCGCAGCATTTGGCCCATATGATGCTGGTGCAGGCACTACGTGTGCATCTGGACACCGGCGGCGGAGACCGTGTCGGCGAGCCGCCGATGCAGTACGTGGCGCGATGGCGGATGCTGCTTGCCTGCGACAGGCTGGAAAATTCAAGCGATGCCGTGGCGACGATTGCCGCTTCGCTCGGCTATGAATCGGAAAGCGCGTTCAGCACGGCCTTCAAACGCGTCATGGGCTGCTCGCCCCGTCAATATGGGCGCTGGCGGAAGGTCGAGCCGGAGACGAGTTCCGTTGCCGCAAGCTCGCTGTCCAATGAGCGGCCCGGATACCGATCACGGGAGCCGTCGCATTCAGCACACGATTGCTGTGGCGGCAGCGGGCGGGCGCCTTGCGTCGGACCAAAGGCCTGCACCAGCTAG